A segment of the Oncorhynchus tshawytscha isolate Ot180627B linkage group LG19, Otsh_v2.0, whole genome shotgun sequence genome:
TGTTAGAGAATATAATAAGTGTGTTGAGAATGTTCCAAAGGGAAGCAACTATCCTGTAGGGGTTGATACCAGTATTGTGACACTCATTACTATCACgtcaaggaaacaaaacacgaagCGGCTTTAACTTATTTAGGAAAACTGCCCTAATGTTGGAAAAAAACATGTCATCCAGAGgcacatttatttttatattttcaaGCCATTAGCACAcagtattttacatacagcaggtttttaaaggaccaaagagtgtTGCTCTgcgttttcatttttgccatggaaaaataaatattatgatactggtatcatcccggcctttactatcctgcaccattctcagaaagttgtgggaatgttgtatgcaaaataaccataggacagccactctctcaccaagctctaagaaacatatggttctcagaacgttatgtgctagctgggtatgcTTTATTTTATAGTTAATTTCACACACATATTTCATTCAAGTTTTCACACTCAAACTAAAGCAACTGTACAGATAATGTCAAAATTAACTAATTCAACAAAGTGCCTTATTTAGGATTGTTTAATCATTTATACCAAAAGGAATccattgtctgtctctatgtacagtatgaaattgtgacatgttttttttatttttccatAGTTGTCCTCCCAATAAGAACAGAAACAAGTGACTTTGTGTCAATATTGGACTTGAAAAGTAAACGTTTCTTATGTGTCGACGTCGAGGAAAAGTGGTTCAGTTCTGTAGGTATTGCATGGCAAGTCATCCATGGATGGCCACTCTGGGAACAGTCAAATCTGCTCTCCCAAATCACTTCACATTCATTGTGTAATTAATTTCTGTAGAATCACTTAACCTATTCATGTgaaattcaagttgtttctgttgtCACTCCCTACCAGATGATGTTCAGCAGGAAAGAGTGCCTTTTCCAGCACAGGCGGATGGAGAACCATGTTGACGTGTTCTATTCATCCAGCAATGGACTGTTGCTCCTACTGGAAGGGGCTGAGATCCCTGTGAAAGGGTATGACTTGTTAAAGAGACACATGGTTTACAGAAGGAAGAGGAGCCAACAGGAGAACCCAGATGCAGACTCCATGGAGGATCAGGACCTGGCTATGCAACAGGACCAAGAACGAGCTGGCGCCATTTCCAAGGAGACCATCACTTCTTGTGACGACCCTTTGCGGGTGTTGCATTCCAATAGCCCAGGCAGTCCTACCAAATTGGCTGTGCAAAAGGCAGACAAAGTGGCCCAGGGTGGTCTAGCGGTCTAAGCAGACATCTACGGTGTTGTCATAGGTTTGAATCCAACCTACTGCCCTCTTTCCCTACTATCTTCCCTACTATCATCCTCTCTTTATCTTAGGGGTAggcaaccttgttcctggagtgCTTGCAGGATTTTGCCCCAACTAGGCATCACACCAGGCCAAATGAGCTAATTgactaaattcaacacacctggtcttccaagTTGGTTATATCAAAAACAAGTCCTTGCGTCACTCCAGAACCAAGGTTGCCTAGTCCTGCTCTAACTGTTCAATAAAGTCAGAAAATagcttaaatatatttttaaaatggaAAATGCAGAGAAAGAGTGAAGCATTGGCCAATGGCTTGACTCGTAAGGCCAGAGAAATGAGCTTTGAATTTGAAGCTTGTCTGGAAAATGTTGAAACTTTTTGCGAGATAACATTAAGGGATATACAGTAATGCCATGCACCAGTGCCTCAATCCTCATGAGTTTGTGGTTTTGCAATCGTAGTCTGGATGGAGGGGTCACAATACAACTTGAGAAGGAGCACGTTAGATTGAAACAAGGAGGTGAATTAGAAAACTGATCAGTGAGCATCATGAGAAACAGTCTTACATGCTTATATGTTGAGGTAGTGCTTCTTAAGGTCATTAATGAGTGGATGAGAATGGGTGGATGAGAATGGGTGGATGAGAATGGGTAGATGAGACCATGCGTATAGTGCAGTGAGAAGCCAACCCTTTGGTTATGCAAGGGTGTGATGCACTTTTtcactgggaccagaaatcggcCCTGGCATTTGTAACACACCGGCCCGTTTCTTTCCTCAAGGCCCAGACAGCGAccaatttttttttctcccccttgTGGCCCCCATTCTTAGCCTGATGATGATaattttgcacaaaaaaaaacaagttagGCAGGCCCACGAGGTAAACAATCAACCCGGCCCATCTGGAATTTTTCACGAAATGCCTGATGGCCAGTCTGCCCCTGCACTTTTTAAATATTTACATTGCAAAACACTTTCAAACAGTTTGGACTTTCATCCTTGACACAGAGAAAACCAATCAAATCATCCTGAAAATATGCAGGCTCATTATGAAATGggcacttcttgtttttataacaGCGTAAAGAAAGTTGAGGCAGGTCACCCAATTCCTTTTCTACATTACTTAGAATCGTATATCAATTCATACAGAGAGACGTTTGAGTAGCAGTTGATGAGGGGCCTGTTTGGCAACATTAAACATAATTTGTCCTTTTTGGGTAACGCCTGGGTTGAACCAGTGTCATGTTGTCCTTTTAACTCCTTTTAAAAAGTACCATTTTAAACTGGTTTGGCATTGAGCCTGATGTTGCAATAATTTGTTTGCATGAGATTTTGCTATGTATGTCAAAATGGACCAACATTTCTGTATGAATTATTGTAATTGACAAGTAAATATTAATTGATACAACATTGCATTAATGCATTGTAACTTCTATTAATTGAAGACCATTTTTCAATGGATGTGTTATGGTATTACTATATTTTGTCAATCTATAGGTTGTGGTGGATGTTCACAATGTTTAATTATggtaaatacactatatataaaaaaagtaagtggacaccccttcaaattagtgggttcggctatttcagccacacccgttgctggcaTGTGTATAAAgtctagcacacagccatgcaatctccataaacaaacatttgcagtagaatggccttattgaagagctcagtgactttcaacgtggcactgtcataggatgccaccttcctaacaagtcagttcatcacatttctgccctgctggagcttccccggtcaactgtaagtgctgcgtgaagtggaaacgtctaggagcaacaatggctgagccgcgaagtggtaggccccacaagctcacagaacagggccGCTGAAATGCGTAGCGAATAAAAATTGCatgtcctcggttacaacactcactaccgagttacaaactgcctctggaagcaacgtcagcacaataactgttcatcgggagattcatgaaatgggtttctatggctgagcagctgcatacaagcctaagttcaccatgccaagtgtcggctggagtggtgtaaagctcgccgtcattggactctggagcagtggaaacgcattctctggagtgatgaatcacacttcaccatctggcagttcaaCAAACTAATCTGgctttggcagatgccaggagaatgctacttgccccaatgcatagtgccaactgtaatgtttggtgtaggaggaataatggtctgggatgTTTTTTCACggttcgggctaggtcccttagttccagtgaagggaaatcttaacactacagcattttgtatttttatttatttatcctttattttactaggcaagttcGTTAAGAACTTGGGCAAaatgtgcgccgtcctatggggctcctaatcacagctggttgtgttacagcctagaatcgaaacagggtctgtagtgtcgcctctagcattgagatgcagtgccgtagaccgctgcgtcacccgctgcgtcactcgggagcccatacaatgacgttctagacaattctgtgcttccaactttttgtTAACAgtgtggggaaggccctttcctgttttctgcatgacaatgcccctgtatacaaggcgaggtccatacagaatggtttgtcgagattagtatggaaaaacttgactggcctgcacagtgctccgacctcaaccctatcaaacacctttgggctgaattggaacgccgactgcgagccaggcctaattgccccacatcagtgcccgacctcactaatgcccttgtggctgaatggaaacaagttcccacagcaatgatccaacatctagtggaaagccttcccaaaagagtggaggctgttatagcagcaaaggggggaccaactctatattaatgcccatgattttgcaatgagatgtttgacgagcaggtgtccacatacctttggtcatgtagtgtatatcaaGGTTGTGTTTCACTGTCATTTGAAACCATACCAAATGTTATCTGGTGCTGGACACCATTAGGAAAAAGCAATGAGCCATCACAATATAATATGTATTTATTCAAATGTATTCACATATTGTTATTTATAATGTGTAATATTTTGTATGGATGCTTATTGTCTTATCAtaaaatatatacactgaacaaaaatataaacaacatgcaacattttcaaagattttactgagttacggtTCAAAAAGTAAATCGgtcagttgaaataaataaattaggccctaatctatggatttcacatgactgtaaATACAAATGTGCatctggtcacagatacctttaaaaaaggtggtggtgtggatcagaaaaccagtcagtatctagtgtgaccaccatttgcctcatgtagcgTGACAactcacatagagttgatcaggctgttgattgtggcctgtagaatgttgtctcatcctcttcaatggttgtgtgaagttgctgcataattaaatcacattttatttgtcacatacacatgtttagcagatgacattgcgggtgtagcgaaatgcttgtgttgaaacatgaggtgctggcagcggatgaatggcacgacaatgggcctcgatctcgtcacggtatctctgtgcattcaaattgccattgataaaatgcaattgtgtttgctttcagtagcttattcctgcccataccataaccccaccgccaccatggggcactctgttcacaacattgacatcagcaaacaccataccataaccccaccgccaccatggggcactctgttcacaacattgacatcagcaaacaccataccataaccccaccaccaccatggggcactctgttcacaacattgacatcagcaaacaccataccataaccccaccaccaccatggggcactctgttcacaacattgacatcagcaaacaccataccataaccccaccaccaccatggggcactctgttcacaacattgacatcagcaaacaccataccataaccccaccgccaccatggggcactctgttcacaacattgacatcagcaaacaccataccataaccccaccaccaccatggggcactctgttcacaacattgacatcagcaaacaccataccataaccccaccaccaccatggggcacatcagcaaacaccataccataaccccaccaccaccatggggcactctgttcacaacattgacatcagcaaacaccataccataaccccaccgccaccatggggcactctgttcacaacgttgacatcagcaaaccactagcccacacgacgccatacacgctaTCTGCCTGGTAGttgaaccgggattcatccatgaagagcacacttctccagcatgccagtggccatcgaaggtgagaatTTGtacactgaagtcggttacgacacctAACTTCAGCCAGGTCAAGATCCTGGTGAGGATGACAGAtgagcagatgagcttccctgagatggttgcTGAAATTCtttagttgtgcaaacccacagtttcatcagcagtccgggtggctgatctcagaAGTTCCCGCAGATGACGAAACCAGATGTGGAGGACCtgagctggcatggttacacgtggtctgcggttgtgaaacCTATTGGAtggactgccaaattctctaaaataacgttggaggcagtttatggtagagaaattaacattaaattatctggcaacagctctggtagatattcctgcagtcagcatgccaattgcacgctccctcaaagcttgagacatctgtgacaaaactgcacattttagagtggcattttattgtccccaccacaaggtgcacctgtgtaatgatcgtggcatttaattagcttcttgatatgccacacctgttaggtggatggattatcatggcaaaggataaatgctcactaacagggatgtaaacaaatttgacataaatatgctttttgtgcatatggaacatttctgggatcttttatttcagttcatgaaacatggtaccaaaactttacatttatatttttgtttagtgtaaacGGAAACAGATCTAAATATGACTAATTCTGACATATTACTAATGTACATAGCATTTGAAAGAATTGTTTCACACTAGGTTCATAATCACACCTTGTTCATACTGCTTTCAATGCAGCTCTAGGTAATACTTTACATTAGTAGTAATGCTGTAATTACTACAGTCACAACATTGTTGTTTTCTAATAGCATAGTAATGGGGTTGAGTGGTTTTAGTTATTACGCCAGTGGAAGGAAGAACGGTCCATCTCCCTCTTTTGTAAAGGCAAAAACTCAATTACTATGCAATTAAAATGCAATTATCCTACTCTCCTGACTACTATGTATTACTGGTATAATTACAGTATTACTACATAGGTTTAGACAACTTAATATAAAGTGTTACCCAGCATTCATTCATTAACATTGTGGTTGGATTCCAAGAGGTAAAACTGGTCAATCACAAATAGCCTTTCATGAGCATGAAGTTCTGTTTTTCATGACAACAACAGATAGAACATGATATGAGTATTTGCAAGAAGGAGATGTGATGTTATAAGATGTATAAAGAAATACATTAAACCAGCCAAAAGTTTAAGTAATATGAAAAGGCATTGTGCCTGAATAAACAAgtctgtttttaaaatgttttttaaagagTGTTCTTTATTTATcagcattttttttatttgaacatTTGTAGAATAAGCCAAACGTCCACATTTCACTCACCAAATCAAACTACCGGTAACATAGAGAACATTTAGATGGTGTCAATGAATATGAAATTTGAATTTCAAAGACAGTGCTGTAGGTTTTTAACAAGTCAGCTGGTTATGCACGGCACAGTGATGAGATGGAATAGGAGAGCTTCAAAATATGATTGTTTATTTTCTCAATCTTCATTGTGTTGCATAATGTACATTAAAATACTATCAGACAAAtacatatacactaccagtccaacattttagaacacctactcattcaagggcttttctttatttttgctattttctacattgtagaataatagtgaagacaaaagcactatgaaataacacatatggaatcatgtagaaaccaaaaaaagttttaaacaattcaaaatatattctatatttgagattcttcaaatagccaccctttgccttgatgatagctttgcacaatcttggcattatctcaaccagcttcccctggaatgcttttccgacagtcttgaaggagttcccacatgtgctgagcccttgttggctgcttttccttcactctgtggtccgactcatcccaaaccatctcaatttggttgaggtcgggagattgtggagaccaggtcatctgatgcagcactccatcactctccttcttggctaaatgaatcacagacaatgtcacaggcaaagcacccctacaccataacacctcctcctccatgctttacggtgggataTACACAtttggagatcatccgttcacccatgCCGGGTTtaacaaagacatggcggttggagccaaaaatctccaatttggacaaaTTTCCATGggtataatgtccattgctcgtgtttcttggcccaagcaagtctcttcttattattggtgtcctttagttgtggtttctttgcggcaatttgaccatgaaggcctgattcacacagtctcctctgaacagttgattttgagatgtgtctgttacttgaactctttgaagcatttatttgggctgcattttctgaggctggtaactctaatgaacttatcctctgcagcataggtatctctgggtcttccattccagtgatggtcctcatgagagccagtttcatcatagcgcttcatggtttttgcgactgcacttgaagaaacgttcaaagttcgtgaaattttccgtattgactgaccttcatgtcttaaagtaatgatggactgtcgtttctctttgcttatttgagctgttcttgccataatatggacttggtcttttactaaatagggctatcttctgtataccacccctaccttgtcacaacacaactgataggctcaaacgcattaagaaggaaagaaattccactaattaacttttaagaaggcacacctgttaattgaaatgcactccaggtgactacctcatgaagctggttgggagaatgccaaacgtgtgcaaagctgtcatcaaggcaaagggtggctatttgaagaatctcaaatagaaaatgtttaacacttttttggttactacatgattccatatgtgttattttacagttttgatgtcttcactattattctacaatgtagaaaatagtttaaaaaaagacaaaaaaagaaagaaaaactcttgaatttGTAGGTGTTATGAATCTTTAGACCGGTAGTGTATGCCTTAAAATAATTTTAAATAACTCAACCAGATTCCTATATGGAGTCTGTGTATATCTTAGTCAGCCCGATTCACACTCAAGAGGCCAAGGCGAGTCAAGCCAGCCCAGTACCACTTTGCCTATCtaccatagttgctggaaccatgctagaaaggacaatgtgaaaagaaaatatccTAAACAGCACAATACGGTTCTAGTCGGCCCTATAGTGTGAACCAGGAGATTATTTTCTTCAACCCCCTccactctacccctcctcttAGATGTGCTCGCACCTGTTGATGAAGACACAGCGGATGGCTGAGAGGGTGACGCCCGCATCCCCTTTTGTCACAGTGAAGATAAACCGACATATGCCCGTGTTGGGACAGAGAGCGATCACATGGGACATGTCCAACCCCTGGGGTAAAGGACACTTTAGCTCATCCACAAGGTAGCGCATGGCCACACGTATTAGGGCCCCATGGCTGACCACCAGGGCATGGGCAGGAACATCTCTGGTCCCATCATCTGGCTTGCCTGCAAGAGCCCCCTCTggcatccctgtctccctctgtcctggTCTGCAGTGGTCAGCCACCATGCGCTGGAACAGGTGCTCCAGAAACTCTTTGATCCGCATCTTCATCTAATATAGAACAAAGCACTCTTATTCACAACACAGACTCatccttccccttcccttcctccacccACACAACAGACTGGTTGACACCATCCTGATGGAGGGGCCAACAGCTTGTCCTGTGTGGCTAGAGTGTTACTGGGCCCGGGGGCCATTCTGTCACATAAACTAGCTGTTGGATCACACTGACACTGAACGTGTGACCTGCAAGCTGAGTCCTAATTGGCAAGTCAATGTACGTTCTTGGTCTCAATGGAACATTCCCCCACACTTTAAATTAGTTTCTCCAACTGAAGTAGCGACTTTTCAAACGGTCATTGTGTGGCAACAAAGGCCTATGTACTTTGATCCCCACTTCAAAAGCATCAAGCAGACAAACCTCAATCAAATTAATTTGATGAAGGGACGTGTTATGCAAAACATGTATTGGACATCTTCAGAGTCAAAGATGGATTACCCTGTGTAAAGCATGCCAAAGGTGCCATCTAGTGTTGCTAAAATGTAttgcatctggtctcccatcagTAGTATttcagagagcgcgagagagagagagaaagagagagatagagagaacaatGCCCTCAGGGTCCCCCAGAGTGACTCACCTGTTCTATAGTCTCTCCCCCTGGAGGAGTGAAGTCCAGCCACGATTGACCAGCCGCTGTAGCCATGTTCTTCATGTCCACCACCAAGCCCCCCTCGGCACTCCCAAAACTCTGAGAAATAACAGGCTCTTTACTGTATGGCCTTGAGTACAAAAACACACAAGGTCATAGAACAAGGTCAtgtataacacacacaccctcacgcgcaaacaaacacacacacacactgagaatgaAAACCGCATCTATGGAAATAAGATATTGACAACCTTTAGCCCAGAGAAAGGGTACTCACCCTCTCTTTAAGTGATGGATCGGTGACAATTTCTAGGCCAGAGCAACTACTGTTGTGTTTTACAATAGCTTCGCAAGTCTGTAACAAAACAGACAAAACAATCATTCACATACAGGAGAGATTTTTTTCATAAACTTCTACCTACACAATCAAATCTGATCCGCGGGCCATCCCAACACATAATAATGGGGTCCAATTATATTCTAAAATATGCTAAGGGGTCTGTGATCATCATCACCACTCACCTGGCGGGCACGGGCCATGTCACTGACAAACACGTTGGTGAACTTGACGTCTTTGAGATACTTTCCTGCAGCCTCTGCCTGCTGCATCCCTATGTCTGATAGAGACGAGTCTATCGCCTGGCCTGGGGGATTTGGAAATGCCCAGGATTGGCGTGATACTTTAGGCCACAGTGATATTCCATTGAAACATGAAATCTAGAAAATCTATTGGGATGATCTGTTCCAAAGCTATAACTTTGTGCATTTTGACACATTTCATCCAAGAGTCTTTCtaatgcagtggttcccaaccaggggtattaGGACCACAGGTGTTACTTGAGAAggctcatgagaccataggcttactggtaaaatgcacgaGGGGGGGTATTTCAGGGGTACTCCGGgagagcaaaattcagttggtggtacagtaacagAAAAAGGTTGGAAACCACTGCTTTAATGTATCCAGAACAGTATCAAAACAAAGACACAGATGTGCTTTTACAGTAAATCATACCTTGTAGGAGGCCTTTTTTATTCCATTCTGTTTCACCACTGGGGGAAAAAACTATCTATAAGCATGTAATAAGACAATAATAACATAGAATACAATTCAATACCGAACTATCTATAAGCATGTAATAAGACAATAATAACATAGAATACAATTCAATACCGAACTATCTATAAGCATGTAATACGACAATAATAACATAGTTCGGTATTGAATTGTATTCTATGTTATTATTGTCTTATTACATGCTTATAGATAGTTCGGTATTGAATTGTATTCTATCTATAAGCATGTAATAAGACAATAATAACATAGAATACAATTCAATATAGAACTATCTATAAGCATGTAATAAGACAATAATAACATAGAATAGACAGCCCCATCTAATGAGAAATAGATCTAAATGGATGGTTTAGTTAGTAATAGGGTATTTCTCTTTAATCAAACTGTATTACTATTGAAGCAGTGATCGACTTGAACAGGACTGCTGTAACTCATTGACATTTCATGA
Coding sequences within it:
- the tigara gene encoding probable fructose-2,6-bisphosphatase TIGAR A isoform X1, which encodes MLTFGITIVRHGETEWNKKGLLQGQAIDSSLSDIGMQQAEAAGKYLKDVKFTNVFVSDMARARQTCEAIVKHNSSCSGLEIVTDPSLKERSFGSAEGGLVVDMKNMATAAGQSWLDFTPPGGETIEQMKMRIKEFLEHLFQRMVADHCRPGQRETGMPEGALAGKPDDGTRDVPAHALVVSHGALIRVAMRYLVDELKCPLPQGLDMSHVIALCPNTGICRFIFTVTKGDAGVTLSAIRCVFINRCEHI
- the tigara gene encoding probable fructose-2,6-bisphosphatase TIGAR A isoform X2; amino-acid sequence: MQQAEAAGKYLKDVKFTNVFVSDMARARQTCEAIVKHNSSCSGLEIVTDPSLKERSFGSAEGGLVVDMKNMATAAGQSWLDFTPPGGETIEQMKMRIKEFLEHLFQRMVADHCRPGQRETGMPEGALAGKPDDGTRDVPAHALVVSHGALIRVAMRYLVDELKCPLPQGLDMSHVIALCPNTGICRFIFTVTKGDAGVTLSAIRCVFINRCEHI
- the LOC112218784 gene encoding fibroblast growth factor 23; translation: MQPALVVIWLAALQQSIPVNCFPVHLDLSPPHRTIKGILARSESVDTGHYLWKVNLNGHVKKAIFTNSLVVLPIRTETSDFVSILDLKSKRFLCVDVEEKWFSSMMFSRKECLFQHRRMENHVDVFYSSSNGLLLLLEGAEIPVKGYDLLKRHMVYRRKRSQQENPDADSMEDQDLAMQQDQERAGAISKETITSCDDPLRVLHSNSPGSPTKLAVQKADKVAQGGLAV